From a region of the Pseudomonas fulva 12-X genome:
- a CDS encoding gluconate 2-dehydrogenase subunit 3 family protein — protein sequence MSKEAPRGLSRRSLLKASASVAAGVAATAQAATISGVPQWLPFDHNGPLHYDAKGWQFLTADEARELEAIAEQLIPADDLSPSGKEAGCAVFIDRQLAGQYGTYERLYQQGPFVPDIEPGSEQRPRERYRLGLEQLGKHCQQAFGKRFSELDGEQRDEVLKGLESGEIAFEHIEAKVFFTQVLQNTMEGFFADPIYGGNRDMVSWKMLGFPGARYDYRPYIDRHNEKLDLIPLSIIGSSAWNRKG from the coding sequence ATGTCCAAAGAAGCCCCGCGGGGTTTGAGCCGCCGCTCGCTGCTCAAGGCCTCGGCCAGCGTGGCAGCCGGCGTTGCCGCCACTGCCCAGGCCGCCACCATCAGCGGCGTGCCGCAGTGGCTGCCGTTCGACCACAACGGCCCGCTGCATTACGACGCCAAGGGCTGGCAGTTCCTGACTGCCGACGAGGCCCGTGAGCTGGAAGCCATCGCCGAGCAGCTGATTCCGGCGGACGACTTGTCCCCCAGCGGCAAGGAAGCGGGCTGTGCGGTGTTCATCGACCGCCAGCTGGCCGGCCAATACGGCACCTACGAGCGTCTGTATCAGCAGGGCCCCTTCGTGCCCGATATCGAACCTGGCTCCGAGCAGCGGCCCCGCGAGCGCTATCGACTGGGCCTGGAGCAGCTCGGCAAGCATTGCCAGCAGGCGTTCGGCAAACGCTTCAGCGAGCTGGACGGTGAGCAGCGCGACGAGGTGCTCAAGGGCCTGGAGTCAGGCGAGATCGCCTTCGAGCACATCGAAGCCAAGGTGTTCTTCACCCAGGTGCTGCAGAACACCATGGAAGGCTTCTTCGCCGACCCGATCTACGGCGGCAACCGCGACATGGTGAGCTGGAAGATGCTCGGCTTCCCCGGCGCGCGCTACGACTACCGCCCCTACATCGACCGGCACAACGAAAAGCTGGACCTGATACCGCTGTCGATCATCGGCAGCTCGGCATGGAATCGTAAAGGATGA
- a CDS encoding methyltransferase — MTSADSLPPLSGDALLQRFQTLDAFLVAHQTLWKPRPFTHRTLPWENQHAELAAWLRSRTLEQAEASHNQPTALSDAPAPFPELALQAERLSQVSNLPQQASADLPPRFSVDVPGRKWQQIRAFGDSLSFARPPQHWLDWCAGKGHLGRVLAHGGQKLTCLEYDPALVTSGAELSQRLGITAQHIKQDVLAEGAAAQLHAEQTPVALHACGDLHVRLMRLASAAGCRQLAIAPCCYNRVAAADYQPLSTAAQGSLLHLSLDDLALPMSETMTAGNRVRQQRDQSMAWRLAFDLLQRELRGVDAYLPTPSLPPSWLKKPFASYCRDLAELKQLPAVGEHDWQRLEAAGWQRLAEVRNLELVRGLFRRPLELWLVLDRALYLQEQGYDVRLGQFCAAHLTPRNLLLLAERP, encoded by the coding sequence ATGACCTCAGCAGACTCTCTCCCACCACTCAGCGGCGACGCCCTGCTCCAGCGCTTCCAGACGCTGGACGCCTTTCTCGTCGCCCATCAAACGCTTTGGAAACCCCGGCCATTCACCCACCGGACTCTGCCCTGGGAAAACCAGCATGCCGAACTGGCCGCCTGGCTGCGCAGCCGCACCCTGGAGCAGGCCGAGGCTAGCCACAACCAGCCGACGGCACTGAGCGATGCACCGGCGCCCTTCCCCGAACTGGCTCTGCAGGCCGAGCGCCTGAGCCAAGTCAGCAACCTGCCTCAGCAAGCGTCGGCCGACCTGCCACCGCGCTTCTCGGTGGACGTTCCCGGTCGCAAATGGCAGCAGATACGCGCGTTCGGCGACAGCCTGAGCTTCGCCCGACCACCACAGCACTGGCTGGACTGGTGCGCCGGCAAGGGCCACCTCGGCCGCGTACTCGCCCACGGCGGCCAGAAGCTGACCTGCCTGGAATACGATCCGGCACTCGTAACCAGCGGCGCAGAACTGAGCCAGCGCCTGGGGATAACCGCCCAACATATAAAACAGGACGTACTCGCCGAAGGCGCCGCCGCCCAGCTGCACGCCGAACAAACCCCCGTCGCCCTGCACGCCTGCGGCGACCTGCACGTACGGCTGATGCGCCTGGCCAGCGCTGCGGGCTGCCGCCAGTTGGCGATCGCGCCCTGCTGCTACAACCGCGTGGCGGCAGCCGACTACCAGCCGTTATCCACAGCCGCACAGGGCTCGCTGCTGCACCTTTCGCTGGACGACCTGGCCCTGCCCATGAGCGAAACCATGACCGCCGGCAACCGCGTGCGCCAGCAGCGTGATCAGTCCATGGCCTGGCGCCTGGCCTTCGACCTGCTGCAGCGCGAGCTGCGCGGCGTCGACGCTTACCTGCCCACGCCCTCGCTGCCGCCCTCCTGGCTAAAGAAGCCCTTCGCTAGCTACTGCCGCGACCTTGCCGAACTCAAACAACTGCCAGCTGTTGGCGAGCACGACTGGCAGCGTCTGGAAGCAGCCGGCTGGCAACGCCTGGCCGAGGTGCGCAATCTGGAGTTGGTGCGCGGCCTGTTCCGCCGCCCACTGGAGCTCTGGCTGGTTCTCGACCGCGCCCTCTACCTTCAGGAACAAGGCTACGACGTGCGCCTCGGCCAGTTCTGCGCCGCGCACCTGACCCCACGCAACCTGCTGCTGCTCGCCGAGCGCCCCTGA
- a CDS encoding GMC family oxidoreductase has protein sequence MAKKLPATDVVVVGLGWAGSIIAKELADEGLRVMGFERGAWRDTASDFNIASVADELRYVQRQELMLRTRQNTCTMRNKPSETALPMRTWGSFHPGNGTGGAGNHWAGITFRFQPEEFRLKSHLTERYGSKAIDGLTLQDWGTTWEEMEPHYDAFDRVAGISGKAGNLGGKIIEGGNPFEGPRANEYPNPPTKQTYAPTLFAEAARNMGYKPFPVPSALASQGYTNQYGVTMGPCTFCGFCTNYGCANYSKASAIVNVLPALVRMPNFTANTHCEVLEVTKDSTGKRATGIIYVDANGEKWEQPADIVVVAAFTFENVRLMLLSGIGEPYDPISNTGTTGRNYAYQTANNVQLFFDDKNFNPFIGGGAIGMGIDEFNNDNFDHSGLGFVGGGSTRVTPIGAAPINSRPVPPGTPKWGKEWKKATAQYYAASMSIGCEASNYSTRTNYLSLDPTYKDPHGRPLLRITFDFTENDLRMAQYVTDKTAEIAKALNPKMMFASPRKGPWSNTSYQSSHVVGGFVMGADPATSSVNKHLQVWGVPNLFVVGASAFPQNPGYNPTGTVGALAFKAAHAIRTQYLKRPGEMINV, from the coding sequence ATGGCCAAGAAACTGCCTGCAACCGACGTGGTAGTGGTGGGGCTCGGCTGGGCCGGCTCGATCATCGCCAAGGAACTGGCCGACGAAGGCCTGCGCGTGATGGGCTTCGAGCGTGGCGCCTGGCGTGACACGGCGAGCGACTTCAACATCGCCTCGGTGGCGGATGAGCTGCGCTACGTGCAGCGCCAGGAGCTGATGCTGCGTACCCGCCAGAACACCTGCACGATGCGCAACAAGCCCAGCGAAACCGCACTGCCGATGCGCACCTGGGGCTCGTTCCACCCCGGCAACGGCACCGGCGGCGCCGGCAACCACTGGGCCGGCATCACCTTCCGCTTCCAGCCCGAAGAATTCCGCCTCAAGAGCCATCTCACCGAGCGCTACGGCAGCAAAGCCATCGATGGCCTGACGCTGCAGGACTGGGGCACCACCTGGGAAGAGATGGAGCCGCACTACGACGCCTTCGACCGCGTGGCGGGCATCTCCGGCAAGGCCGGCAACCTGGGCGGGAAAATCATCGAAGGCGGCAACCCCTTCGAAGGCCCGCGCGCCAACGAATACCCCAACCCGCCGACCAAGCAGACCTACGCGCCCACACTGTTCGCCGAAGCGGCACGCAACATGGGCTACAAGCCGTTCCCGGTGCCCTCGGCGCTGGCCTCCCAGGGCTACACCAACCAGTACGGCGTGACCATGGGGCCCTGCACCTTCTGCGGCTTCTGCACCAACTACGGCTGCGCCAACTATTCCAAGGCCAGCGCCATCGTCAACGTGCTGCCGGCACTGGTGCGCATGCCCAACTTCACCGCCAACACCCATTGCGAAGTGCTGGAAGTGACCAAGGACAGCACCGGCAAGCGCGCCACCGGCATCATCTATGTGGATGCCAACGGCGAGAAATGGGAGCAGCCGGCCGACATCGTGGTGGTCGCCGCCTTCACCTTCGAGAACGTGCGCCTGATGCTGCTCTCCGGCATCGGCGAGCCGTACGACCCGATCAGCAACACCGGCACCACCGGCCGCAACTACGCCTACCAGACGGCCAACAACGTGCAGCTGTTCTTCGATGACAAGAACTTCAACCCCTTCATCGGTGGCGGCGCCATCGGCATGGGCATCGATGAGTTCAACAACGACAACTTCGACCATTCCGGCCTGGGCTTCGTCGGCGGCGGCAGCACCCGGGTAACGCCCATCGGCGCGGCGCCGATCAACTCGCGCCCGGTACCGCCCGGCACGCCCAAGTGGGGCAAGGAGTGGAAGAAGGCCACGGCGCAGTACTACGCCGCGAGCATGTCCATCGGCTGCGAGGCGAGCAACTACAGCACGCGCACCAACTACCTGTCCCTCGACCCGACCTACAAGGATCCCCACGGCCGGCCGCTGTTGCGCATCACCTTCGACTTCACCGAGAACGACCTGCGCATGGCCCAGTACGTGACCGACAAGACCGCCGAGATCGCCAAGGCGCTGAACCCCAAGATGATGTTCGCCAGCCCACGCAAGGGGCCGTGGTCGAACACCTCCTACCAGTCGTCCCACGTGGTGGGCGGCTTCGTGATGGGCGCCGACCCGGCGACCAGTTCGGTGAACAAGCACCTGCAGGTGTGGGGCGTGCCCAACCTGTTCGTGGTCGGCGCCTCGGCCTTCCCGCAGAACCCCGGCTACAACCCCACCGGCACCGTCGGCGCGCTGGCCTTCAAGGCCGCCCACGCGATCCGCACCCAGTACCTCAAGCGCCCTGGGGAGATGATCAACGTATGA
- a CDS encoding cytochrome c, which produces MKTLLNVSFALLATASAGAHALGGQDSYELVEKGRYISTLGDCTACHTVPGKPLFSGGVAIDTPFGKLLGANITPDQETGIGRWSFEEFQASMARGHRRDGKQLYPAMPYSAYTKVTRADNQALWAYLRTIEPVHNKVETNQLPFPFSLRMNMKVWNWMNFEQGEFKPEADKSAEWNRGAYLVQGLGHCGSCHTPKNLLGGDKNAEFLQGGVLQGWMAPNITGAAHVGLGDWSEADIVQYLKTGANRFDIASGPMAEAVEHSTQHWRDEDLMAVAVYLKDLDHEHDKPKPLAADDPVMKAGSAIYADRCSGCHTPNGDGIATLFPKLANAPLVNAQDAASMIRVVLAGNRAVSTDAAPTGPAMPAFAWNLSDENVADVLTYIRNSWGNAAAPISADEVRKQRESLQSE; this is translated from the coding sequence ATGAAGACTCTCCTCAACGTCAGCTTCGCCCTGTTGGCCACGGCCAGCGCCGGCGCCCATGCGCTCGGTGGCCAGGATTCGTATGAACTGGTAGAGAAAGGCCGCTACATCTCCACCCTCGGCGACTGCACCGCCTGCCACACCGTTCCCGGCAAACCGCTGTTCTCCGGCGGCGTGGCCATCGACACGCCGTTCGGCAAGCTGCTGGGCGCCAACATCACCCCGGATCAGGAAACCGGCATCGGCCGCTGGAGCTTCGAGGAGTTCCAAGCCAGCATGGCCCGCGGCCACCGCCGCGACGGCAAGCAGCTCTACCCGGCCATGCCCTATTCGGCGTACACCAAGGTCACCCGCGCCGACAACCAGGCGCTGTGGGCCTACCTGCGCACCATCGAGCCGGTGCACAACAAGGTGGAGACCAACCAGCTGCCCTTCCCCTTCAGCCTGCGCATGAACATGAAGGTGTGGAACTGGATGAACTTCGAACAAGGCGAGTTCAAACCCGAAGCCGACAAGAGCGCCGAGTGGAACCGCGGCGCCTACCTGGTGCAGGGCCTGGGCCACTGCGGCAGCTGCCACACGCCAAAAAACCTGCTCGGCGGCGACAAGAACGCCGAGTTCCTGCAGGGCGGCGTGCTGCAGGGCTGGATGGCGCCCAACATCACCGGCGCCGCCCATGTCGGCCTCGGCGACTGGAGCGAGGCGGACATCGTTCAGTACCTGAAAACCGGCGCCAACCGCTTCGATATCGCCTCCGGGCCGATGGCCGAAGCGGTCGAGCACTCGACCCAGCACTGGCGCGACGAAGACCTGATGGCCGTGGCCGTCTACCTCAAGGATCTCGACCATGAGCACGACAAGCCCAAACCGCTTGCCGCCGACGATCCGGTGATGAAGGCCGGCAGCGCCATCTACGCCGACCGCTGCTCGGGCTGTCACACGCCCAATGGCGACGGCATCGCCACACTGTTCCCCAAGCTGGCCAACGCGCCGCTGGTCAACGCTCAGGACGCCGCCTCGATGATCCGCGTGGTGCTGGCCGGCAACCGCGCCGTGAGCACCGACGCAGCGCCCACCGGCCCGGCGATGCCTGCCTTTGCCTGGAACCTGTCGGATGAAAACGTCGCCGATGTGCTGACCTACATTCGCAACAGCTGGGGCAACGCCGCCGCGCCGATAAGCGCCGACGAAGTGCGCAAACAGCGTGAGAGCCTGCAGAGCGAGTAA
- a CDS encoding DUF1654 domain-containing protein yields MTQPAASLSSYEQLGARVSRAINAPAAQRSRSAVLLRAEGDSPEDWARLLDEIAENDNVTIAWRDDGVQLFWTVPAED; encoded by the coding sequence ATGACTCAACCAGCCGCCTCCCTCTCCTCTTACGAACAGCTTGGCGCACGGGTTTCCCGCGCCATCAACGCGCCGGCCGCGCAGCGCTCGCGCTCGGCGGTGCTGCTGCGCGCCGAAGGCGACAGCCCCGAAGACTGGGCGCGTTTGCTCGATGAAATCGCCGAGAACGACAACGTCACCATCGCCTGGCGCGACGATGGTGTGCAGCTGTTCTGGACGGTGCCGGCCGAGGATTGA
- a CDS encoding PIN domain-containing protein → MPLGTPTPAQLWNGEISFFSIDTDVIQSAGYNFEIGALNQLHRQLPSSMELQLTDVVANEVVKHLMEPILKSVQLFESSLNNLKRKATLPMDQISELFTAMSPTSSSSTYFRKRIEDYAAKCRGGILQTDGNGILEELFRRYFTSSPPFELNAAKKTEFPDAAALLVLENFAAENDTDGIVISKDGGWEAFAAQSPRLYCVKSLDELTALFTATGEVAAQIQTAIHAAIEDSRSPVRSQLSDAIEDHVRFASWSVGEIYSDINGRVEGEVGDISLTDHELLVEETSIWNDEDSATTWLVEVTALVKVDVAVSVTTYLWDSIDRDEVQLGSDAVTHEVEIEVSAFLTCSNVQAGSEPKDWDVEVEIAPGDYDVDVGEVQAFPWD, encoded by the coding sequence ATGCCTTTAGGAACGCCGACCCCAGCACAATTATGGAACGGAGAGATCAGCTTCTTTTCGATCGATACCGATGTGATTCAAAGCGCAGGCTATAACTTCGAAATAGGTGCATTGAACCAGCTTCACCGGCAATTGCCGTCAAGCATGGAGCTTCAATTGACGGATGTAGTGGCCAACGAAGTGGTCAAGCACCTGATGGAACCGATCCTCAAATCGGTCCAATTATTCGAAAGCTCGCTGAATAATCTGAAGCGTAAAGCAACCCTACCTATGGATCAGATTAGCGAGCTTTTCACAGCGATGTCCCCTACATCATCATCTAGCACCTACTTTCGGAAGCGAATAGAGGATTATGCAGCTAAGTGTCGGGGTGGAATCTTACAAACCGATGGAAACGGTATATTAGAAGAGCTATTTCGTAGATATTTCACATCTAGCCCACCTTTCGAATTGAATGCAGCCAAAAAAACTGAGTTCCCTGACGCTGCAGCATTGCTGGTACTCGAAAATTTTGCTGCGGAAAATGACACTGACGGAATTGTGATTTCTAAGGATGGTGGGTGGGAAGCTTTCGCAGCTCAATCACCACGCCTTTATTGTGTTAAGTCCCTAGATGAACTGACTGCACTGTTCACCGCAACTGGTGAAGTTGCGGCTCAGATCCAGACAGCGATCCACGCTGCTATAGAGGACAGTCGCTCACCCGTACGCTCACAATTGAGTGACGCAATTGAGGACCATGTCAGGTTCGCGTCATGGAGCGTCGGAGAAATTTATTCGGACATCAACGGACGCGTAGAAGGCGAAGTTGGTGACATCAGCCTTACCGATCATGAACTTTTGGTAGAGGAAACCTCGATTTGGAACGACGAAGACAGTGCAACGACATGGCTAGTCGAGGTCACTGCCTTAGTTAAGGTGGATGTTGCGGTTTCGGTGACAACCTATCTATGGGACTCAATCGATAGAGACGAAGTCCAACTTGGCTCCGATGCCGTCACACATGAGGTTGAGATAGAAGTCTCAGCGTTCCTTACATGCTCGAATGTTCAGGCTGGTTCAGAACCAAAAGATTGGGACGTTGAGGTAGAGATAGCACCAGGTGATTACGACGTTGATGTTGGAGAGGTTCAGGCTTTTCCTTGGGACTAA
- a CDS encoding two-component system sensor histidine kinase NtrB: protein MADNPLGAGLRLPDDMPLVRKLGHELIEFLPVGVYLCNAAGQLTTYNAKAADIWGEAPDISQGQVRYTGAYRLRSEDGAHMPFEQSPLAAVLLSKKPITNLRMIVERRDGSQVPILANIVPLLDKDGNMVGFMNSIQDLRQQAAQAQIHNNLHNALLQAQKMEQIGKVGGGVVHEFTNQLTSLSMSLALMEKEIREAGSEQLQARYALCREATDKVTELAEGLLLFARTRPRTLERIDPNQLLLGMNTLIGNEVGQAISCQLDLATDSSFLRANRQHLESAIINLVTNARDAMPAGGQLTLSTFNTHLDRSNFPEHNANFKAGRYVAIRVADSGIGIAPEALEHIFAPFYTTRSVDRSTGLGLTMVKSFVTDMNGQLTVASRLGEGTSVSLYFPCYGTEHSLAITGSDRTSSGE from the coding sequence ATGGCAGATAACCCGCTCGGCGCCGGTTTGCGGTTGCCTGATGATATGCCGCTCGTGCGCAAGCTGGGCCATGAGCTGATCGAGTTTCTGCCGGTTGGGGTTTACCTGTGCAATGCGGCGGGGCAGCTGACGACCTATAACGCCAAGGCGGCGGATATCTGGGGTGAGGCGCCGGATATCAGCCAGGGGCAGGTCAGGTACACCGGCGCCTATCGCCTGCGTAGCGAGGACGGCGCGCATATGCCGTTCGAGCAGTCGCCGCTGGCGGCGGTGCTGCTGAGCAAGAAGCCGATCACCAACCTGCGCATGATCGTCGAGCGGCGTGACGGCAGCCAGGTGCCGATTCTCGCCAACATCGTTCCCCTGCTCGACAAGGACGGGAACATGGTCGGCTTCATGAACAGCATCCAGGATCTGCGCCAGCAGGCGGCGCAGGCGCAGATACACAACAACTTGCACAACGCCCTGCTGCAGGCGCAGAAGATGGAGCAGATCGGCAAGGTCGGCGGCGGTGTGGTCCACGAGTTCACCAACCAGCTGACCAGCCTGTCGATGAGCCTGGCGCTGATGGAGAAGGAAATCCGTGAGGCCGGCTCCGAGCAGTTGCAGGCGCGTTACGCGCTGTGTCGGGAGGCGACCGACAAGGTCACGGAGCTGGCCGAGGGTTTGCTGCTGTTCGCCCGCACGCGGCCCAGAACCCTGGAGCGCATCGACCCGAATCAGTTGCTGCTGGGCATGAACACACTGATCGGCAATGAGGTGGGCCAGGCGATCAGCTGCCAGCTCGACCTGGCCACCGACAGCAGCTTTCTGCGCGCCAACCGCCAGCACCTGGAAAGCGCCATCATCAACCTGGTGACCAATGCCCGCGACGCCATGCCCGCTGGCGGCCAGCTGACTCTGAGCACCTTCAACACCCATCTCGACCGCAGCAACTTCCCCGAGCACAACGCCAACTTCAAGGCCGGACGATACGTGGCGATCCGCGTAGCGGATAGCGGAATCGGCATCGCGCCGGAAGCGCTGGAGCATATCTTCGCGCCCTTCTATACAACCCGCTCGGTCGACAGGAGCACCGGCCTGGGCCTGACCATGGTAAAGAGCTTCGTCACCGATATGAACGGCCAACTGACGGTGGCCAGTCGGCTGGGCGAAGGCACCAGTGTGAGCCTGTATTTCCCGTGTTATGGCACCGAGCATTCCCTGGCGATTACCGGCAGCGACAGAACCTCGAGCGGGGAGTGA
- a CDS encoding ABC transporter permease, with protein sequence MNWDVIITWLPRLAQGALLTIELVAVAVVTGLILAIPMGIARASRHWYVRAMPYGYIFFFRGTPLLVQLFLVYYGLAQFDAVRQGPLWPYLRDPYWCAVITMTLHTTAYIAEILRGAIQSVPPGEIEAARALGMSRAQAMLHIVLPRAARIGLPAYSNEVILMLKASALASTVTLLELTGMARTMNARTYLPVEGFFAAGVFYLLITFVLINAFKLLERWLRVDACQGR encoded by the coding sequence ATGAACTGGGACGTCATCATCACCTGGCTGCCGCGCCTGGCCCAAGGCGCTCTGCTGACCATCGAACTGGTCGCCGTGGCGGTCGTCACCGGCCTGATCCTGGCCATCCCCATGGGCATCGCCCGCGCCTCGCGCCACTGGTACGTGCGCGCCATGCCCTATGGCTACATCTTCTTCTTCCGCGGCACACCGCTGCTGGTGCAGCTGTTCCTGGTCTACTACGGCCTGGCGCAGTTCGACGCCGTGCGCCAGGGCCCATTGTGGCCGTACCTGCGCGACCCGTACTGGTGCGCGGTGATCACCATGACCCTGCACACCACCGCCTACATCGCCGAGATTCTGCGTGGCGCCATCCAGTCCGTACCGCCGGGTGAGATCGAAGCGGCGCGGGCGCTGGGCATGTCGCGGGCGCAGGCCATGCTGCACATCGTGCTGCCACGGGCGGCGCGCATCGGCCTGCCGGCCTACAGCAACGAAGTGATCCTGATGCTCAAGGCCAGCGCCCTGGCCAGCACCGTGACCCTGCTCGAGCTGACCGGCATGGCGCGCACCATGAATGCGCGCACCTACCTGCCGGTCGAGGGTTTCTTCGCTGCCGGGGTGTTCTACCTGCTGATCACCTTCGTGCTGATCAACGCCTTCAAACTGCTGGAACGCTGGCTGCGCGTCGACGCCTGCCAGGGCCGCTAG
- a CDS encoding ABC transporter substrate-binding protein → MHSYKKILLAAAATLAFGTSAVAADKLKIGTEGAYPPFNLIDASGQVGGFDVEIGQALCAKMRAECEVVTSDWDGIIPALNAKKFDFLIASMSITDERKQAVDFTNPYYTNKLQFIAPKSADFKTDKASLKGKVIGAQRATIAGTWLEDNMGGVVDVKLYDTQENAYLDLASGRVDGVLADTFVNWEWLKSDAGKDFEFKGDPVFDNDKIGIAVRKGDPLRERLNKALEEIVADGTYKKINDKYFPFSIY, encoded by the coding sequence ATGCATAGCTATAAGAAGATTCTGCTGGCAGCTGCCGCCACTCTGGCTTTCGGCACCAGTGCCGTCGCTGCTGACAAACTGAAGATCGGCACCGAAGGCGCCTACCCACCCTTCAACCTCATCGACGCCAGCGGCCAGGTCGGCGGCTTCGACGTGGAAATCGGCCAGGCCCTGTGCGCCAAGATGAGAGCCGAGTGCGAAGTGGTCACCTCCGACTGGGACGGCATCATCCCGGCCCTGAACGCCAAGAAGTTCGACTTCCTGATCGCCTCCATGTCGATCACCGACGAGCGCAAGCAGGCCGTGGACTTCACCAACCCGTACTACACCAACAAGCTGCAGTTCATCGCCCCGAAAAGCGCTGACTTCAAGACCGACAAGGCCAGCCTCAAAGGCAAGGTCATCGGTGCCCAGCGCGCGACCATCGCCGGTACCTGGCTGGAAGACAACATGGGCGGCGTGGTGGACGTGAAACTCTACGACACCCAGGAAAACGCCTACCTGGACCTGGCCTCCGGCCGCGTCGACGGCGTGCTGGCCGACACCTTCGTGAACTGGGAATGGCTCAAGAGCGACGCCGGCAAGGACTTCGAATTCAAGGGCGACCCGGTATTCGACAACGACAAGATCGGCATCGCCGTGCGCAAGGGTGACCCGCTGCGCGAGCGTCTGAACAAGGCCCTCGAGGAAATCGTTGCCGACGGCACCTACAAGAAGATCAACGACAAGTACTTCCCCTTCAGCATCTACTAA
- a CDS encoding ABC transporter permease — protein MNFDLSGFGPALAAGTLMTVQLALSALCLGLVLGLLGAFAKTSPYKPLQWLGGTYSTLVRGVPELLWVLLIYFGTVGLMRGLAELLGVESLELSPFAAGVIALGLCFGAYATEVFRGAILAIPKGHREAGQALGLSKGRILWRVVMPQMWRIALPGLGNLFMILMKDTALVSVIGLNELMRRSQIAVTASKEPFTFYMVAAFIYLGLTIIAMIGLHFLEKRASRGFKRSEA, from the coding sequence ATGAATTTCGATCTTTCCGGATTCGGCCCGGCCCTGGCCGCCGGCACCCTGATGACCGTGCAACTGGCGCTCAGCGCCCTGTGCCTCGGTCTGGTGCTCGGCCTGCTCGGCGCCTTCGCCAAGACTTCGCCCTACAAGCCGCTGCAGTGGCTTGGCGGCACCTATTCGACTCTGGTTCGCGGCGTGCCCGAACTGCTCTGGGTACTGCTCATCTATTTCGGCACCGTGGGGCTGATGCGCGGCCTCGCCGAACTGCTCGGCGTCGAGAGCCTCGAGCTGTCGCCCTTCGCCGCCGGCGTCATTGCCCTGGGCCTGTGCTTCGGCGCCTACGCCACCGAAGTGTTTCGCGGCGCGATCCTGGCCATCCCCAAGGGCCACCGTGAAGCCGGCCAGGCCCTCGGCCTGTCCAAGGGCCGCATTCTGTGGCGCGTGGTGATGCCGCAGATGTGGCGCATCGCCCTGCCCGGCCTGGGCAACCTGTTCATGATCCTGATGAAGGACACCGCCCTGGTATCGGTCATCGGCCTCAACGAGCTGATGCGCCGGTCGCAGATCGCCGTGACCGCCAGCAAGGAGCCCTTCACCTTTTACATGGTCGCCGCGTTCATCTACCTGGGCCTGACCATCATCGCCATGATTGGCCTGCACTTCCTCGAGAAGCGTGCCAGCCGCGGCTTCAAGCGGAGTGAGGCATGA
- a CDS encoding substrate-binding periplasmic protein codes for MKLSRLILALLCLLLGAFARAEPYRIVTEEWAPYNYQQGDQLTGMATDIVRAIMTLTGDGFDITVVPSMRSSLVLMNHPNTIMYSMFRTPEREPLYKWVGPIAEESIYPYQLAGAATPVNSIEQLRQAPQITTRHAGLIPQVLEAQGFTNLDKSATSSQQLYRMLLAGRTGLIIGDTDAGVAYYSAQLGIDPGTLRRVPVALYRSALYIAFSKDSDDAKVAAWATALDQLRASGELARIQQRYARPMAYDRLP; via the coding sequence TTGAAGCTTTCGCGTCTGATCCTTGCGCTGCTCTGCCTGCTGCTTGGCGCCTTCGCCCGGGCCGAGCCCTATCGGATCGTCACCGAGGAATGGGCGCCCTACAACTATCAGCAGGGCGACCAGCTGACCGGCATGGCCACGGATATCGTGCGGGCCATCATGACGCTGACCGGCGACGGCTTTGACATCACCGTGGTGCCGAGCATGCGCAGCTCCCTGGTGCTGATGAACCACCCCAACACCATCATGTATTCGATGTTCCGCACGCCGGAGCGCGAGCCGCTGTACAAGTGGGTGGGGCCGATCGCCGAGGAGTCGATCTACCCCTATCAGCTGGCGGGCGCGGCGACGCCGGTGAACTCAATCGAGCAATTGCGCCAGGCGCCGCAGATCACCACGCGTCATGCCGGGCTCATCCCCCAGGTGCTCGAGGCCCAGGGCTTCACCAATCTCGACAAGAGCGCGACCAGCAGTCAGCAGCTCTACCGCATGCTGCTGGCCGGGCGCACCGGCCTGATCATCGGTGATACCGATGCCGGCGTGGCCTACTACAGCGCCCAGCTGGGCATCGATCCGGGCACGCTGCGGCGAGTACCGGTCGCGCTGTATCGCTCGGCGCTGTATATCGCCTTCAGCAAGGACAGCGACGACGCCAAGGTCGCCGCCTGGGCCACGGCCCTCGATCAACTACGCGCCAGTGGCGAGCTGGCGCGTATTCAGCAGCGCTACGCGCGGCCGATGGCGTATGATCGGCTACCTTGA